In Phyllopteryx taeniolatus isolate TA_2022b chromosome 1, UOR_Ptae_1.2, whole genome shotgun sequence, the following proteins share a genomic window:
- the LOC133488661 gene encoding beta-1,3-galactosyltransferase 1-like — MPSKVSCLYLLTVVCWASALWYLSVSRPSTSYVGQLSIPIRKAPKLNKNTTFGNYRSRSLNPHDFGYLINDAKKCEAETPFLVILISTTHKEFDARQAIRETWGDESTFPDVRVVTLFLLGRSTDAVLNHMVEQESQIFHDIVVEDFIDSYHNLTLKTLMGMRWVATYCSKAQYVLKTDSDIFVNMENLIYNLLKPTTKPRRRYFTGYVINGGPIRDMRSKWYMPRDLYPDSKYPPFCSGTGYVFSADVAELIYQTSLHTRLLHLEDVYVGVCLRKLGIHPFQNSGFNHWKMAYSLCRYRRVVTVHQISPEEMHRIWNDMTSKKHLKC, encoded by the coding sequence ATGCCTTCTAAGGTCTCCTGTTTGTACTTGCTGACAGTGGTTTGCTGGGCCAGTGCTCTATGGTATCTGAGTGTGTCCCGCCCATCCACCTCTTATGTGGGTCAGCTGAGTATCCCGATTCGCAAGGCACCCAAGCTCAACAAAAACACCACCTTTGGCAACTACCGCTCTCGGTCTTTGAATCCGCATGACTTTGGGTACCTCATCAATGACGCCAAGAAATGTGAGGCGGAGACCCCTTTTCTTGTCATTCTAATAAGCACCACTCACAAGGAATTTGATGCACGGCAGGCCATAAGAGAGACGTGGGGTGATGAAAGTACATTTCCTGATGTGCGCGTGGTCACGCTCTTCTTGTTGGGTCGCAGCACGGATGCTGTCCTAAACCACATGGTGGAGCAGGAGAGCCAAATCTTTCATGACATTGTAGTTGAGGATTTTATTGACTCTTACCACAACCTGACGCTGAAGACGCTGATGGGGATGCGCTGGGTGGCCACCTATTGCTCTAAAGCCCAATATGTTCTCAAGACAGACAGTGATATATTTGTCAATATGGAGAACCTCATCTACAACCTCCTGAAGCCCACCACCAAGCCCAGGAGGAGATATTTCACCGGTTATGTCATCAATGGTGGGCCAATCAGAGACATGCGAAGCAAGTGGTACATGCCGAGAGACTTGTACCCAGACAGCAAGTACCCACCATTTTGCTCTGGCACTGGCTATGTGTTCTCGGCAGATGTAGCCGAGCTTATCTACCAAACCTCACTGCACACCAGGCTTCTACATCTTgaggatgtgtatgtgggtgtgtgtttgcgtAAGCTGGGGATCCACCCATTCCAAAACAGTGGGTTCAACCACTGGAAAATGGCGTACAGCCTCTGCCGCTACCGCCGAGTTGTCACTGTCCACCAGATCTCCCCCGAGGAGATGCACCGCATATGGAACGACATGACCAGCAAGAAACACCTTAAATGTTAG